In Serratia marcescens subsp. marcescens ATCC 13880, a single genomic region encodes these proteins:
- a CDS encoding DcrB family lipoprotein, which produces MRKVAKLMGISLLALGLAACDGETKDTKAAPDGAAASAPAGQQVSLLDGKLAFTLPVGMADQSGKLGNQANNMHVYADSTGQRAVIVILGDKTADSLETLAKRLENTQRARDANLQVITNKALDVNGVPLRQLDSIITSGGEKAYSSVLIGSLNNNMLTIQVTLPADNQQQAQTEAEGIISTLKLKQ; this is translated from the coding sequence ATGCGTAAAGTAGCGAAATTGATGGGTATCAGCCTGCTGGCGCTTGGCCTCGCGGCCTGCGACGGCGAAACCAAAGACACCAAGGCAGCGCCAGACGGCGCGGCGGCCAGCGCGCCGGCCGGGCAGCAGGTGAGCCTGCTGGACGGTAAACTGGCGTTCACCCTGCCGGTCGGCATGGCGGATCAGAGCGGCAAGTTGGGCAACCAGGCCAACAACATGCATGTTTACGCAGACAGCACCGGCCAGCGCGCGGTGATCGTCATCTTGGGCGACAAGACCGCCGACAGCCTGGAGACTCTGGCCAAACGCCTGGAGAATACCCAGCGCGCGCGTGACGCCAACCTGCAGGTGATCACCAACAAGGCGCTCGACGTCAACGGCGTGCCGCTGCGTCAGCTGGACAGCATCATCACCAGCGGCGGTGAAAAGGCTTATTCTTCCGTCCTGATCGGTTCGCTGAACAACAACATGCTGACCATCCAGGTAACGCTGCCGGCAGACAATCAGCAGCAGGCGCAGACTGAAGCCGAAGGCATCATCTCTACCCTGAAGCTGAAGCAGTAA
- a CDS encoding GNAT family N-acetyltransferase, with protein MTPIVRTATLEDIHRLYQRIPEFGGLHSLADLQRRIGAAPASLLIAEIAGQPAGFKLGYQRQETVFYSWLGGVLPAFRRHGVAQALLAEQERWARAQGYRQLTVKTRNRFRAMLTMLIAHHYQIVQLEKKGEVADYRLLLEKNL; from the coding sequence ATGACCCCAATCGTCCGCACCGCCACGCTCGAAGACATCCACCGCCTTTACCAACGCATCCCCGAATTCGGCGGCCTGCACAGCCTGGCCGATCTGCAGCGACGCATCGGCGCCGCCCCCGCCAGCCTGTTGATCGCCGAGATAGCCGGACAGCCGGCCGGTTTCAAACTCGGTTATCAACGGCAGGAAACGGTGTTTTACAGCTGGCTGGGCGGCGTGCTGCCGGCATTTCGTCGCCACGGCGTGGCGCAGGCCTTGTTGGCTGAACAGGAACGTTGGGCGCGGGCGCAGGGCTATCGCCAACTGACGGTCAAAACCCGTAACCGGTTCCGCGCCATGCTGACGATGCTGATCGCCCACCACTATCAGATTGTTCAGCTGGAAAAGAAAGGCGAAGTGGCTGATTATCGGCTATTACTGGAAAAAAACTTGTGA